A genomic segment from Flavobacterium inviolabile encodes:
- a CDS encoding DUF4199 domain-containing protein, with protein sequence MNRIRIEIKWAVVFLIVSLLWMVLEKLCGLHSTHIDKHQYLTMLFMIPAIWIYVLALKDKKKNYYNGVMNFRQGLLSGMIITLIVTIFSPLTQWIISTIITPEYFPNVIEYSLKTGYHKTRAEAEAYFNLENYMIQSTIGAIMMGTVTSLIVAFFVKSKSGPEANRS encoded by the coding sequence ATGAACAGGATCAGGATAGAAATTAAATGGGCGGTTGTATTCCTTATCGTTTCCTTATTGTGGATGGTACTCGAAAAATTATGCGGACTTCACAGTACACACATTGATAAGCATCAGTATCTGACCATGTTGTTTATGATACCCGCCATCTGGATTTACGTCCTGGCGCTTAAAGACAAAAAGAAAAATTATTACAACGGTGTGATGAATTTCAGGCAGGGACTCCTGTCCGGTATGATTATCACGCTGATAGTAACCATTTTTAGTCCGCTTACCCAATGGATAATCTCGACTATTATTACCCCGGAATATTTCCCGAACGTTATTGAATATTCGCTTAAAACCGGATATCATAAAACAAGAGCGGAAGCTGAAGCCTATTTTAACCTGGAGAATTATATGATTCAGAGTACTATAGGCGCAATCATGATGGGAACAGTCACTTCGCTGATTGTCGCTTTTTTTGTAAAAAGCAAATCCGGACCTGAAGCAAACAGGTCTTAA